The genomic stretch actttgctaatgttctggaaagaacataacattgtaatgtgtaagtagatcatatcgtagattggaaagtcagtgtaaatccagtgcactgactaatcttaggactaacttattttgaacatataatcatatttatatttcattgtgattacgtcactataaataagaatagctatatgctcgggatttaatagaagtttatattaaacaaataaatatgaaaataaaacatgtgagcaaagtgattgaccaagtcaaaaaatgatttctattcttttattgataataaaatgagattacaaagaatttgggttttaattagggcataaaatcccaacatgccgacagttaattcaagaccaatgtcgacagttaaaatgtgtcgctattgaccccaacgccgacaggtaattcgagaccaatgccaacagttaaaatgtgtcgttattaaccccaacgccgacaattaattcaagaccaatgccaACAGTTAAACATTATCACTATTGACCCCAACGTCGACAGTtataaaatgtcgccaaaattcaaataaaaaattataattaatgaataataaaattataaaaatacactaaattatgtaaatatgtatttattaaaagcttttaaaactatatttttttttctaaatttttcatattattaacttttgtatttataataatttttatatcaaattttaaattaattatgatattaagagtaacaatactttaatttaattttataaaaaaatattaattactaaattcttaattaaaaaaaattatttgaaaaatttgtcaaactttttaatgatattaaatagtacacatataatatttacaattttgatatttttaaaaacaatatataatatataatggaGCTAGCCTGTTTCGAACACCCACCCTCCAAATAAAGTTAAATACTCTTTAACACTACACCAACACATCTTAttgaataactaatgaatataaaaatatttatatagatGTCCCAATTTTATTTTTTGCCTTGACCCCAAATACCTTATCATAATAGACACAATCCTAGGTTTCATTATTTTTTCTCAACAGCACAAAACCACAAGAAGAAGGAAAGGAGAAGGCTGTACGACGGCAGGGGGTCGGAGGATGGTGGTCGATGGCGGCAGGGGGTCGGGGTCGAGCTGTACGACAACAGGGGGCTCAGGGCTGTGCTCAACGACAACGATTGGTGGCTCGGGGGCTGGGCTCGACGGCGGGTGGGGGGGTCTTGGGTCTGGGCTCGACGGTGCAGGGGTTGGGCATTTTCTCAGTTCATTCCCTCTCTCAGTCAGTCAAGTATggagatttattttttattttaatttcttttttgtttttttctttctttcttttgttttggTGAAAAGGGATCTCTCAATCTCACTGCCCTCCTTCTCTCACTCCAGTCTCACTTTCTCAAGTATGGtgactctttattttttattttttataattgttATCCTCTAGATCAGTACACATATCCCTGAAAACTACAAATATTTACGGTATAAAACATCatattatggcaaaaaaaaaaacaaaacagaaaAGGCTTAGAGAGTTATTGTACTACCCTTATACATGTGATAGCTAGGAAAAGACCAGGATTAAGAATCAGtgggaaaagaaaaagaagtctgACCATATGTAGGAAGAGGAAAATGCCCTGTATCTCAAAGTATTGGCAAATCTATAAAAGTAGGATCTTGAAATGGTGAAGTGAAATAAATGAGTGTACTATAGGAACTAGAATAATTATATAGTGGTAAATGATTGAAAACAAGAAGATTGTTGTTTCAATCTTATGCCTCAATATTTGCCTTATATTCATCTTTAGATAACATTGACAACTACATTAACATGAGCTTGTTGGACtgttaattaattcataattataaaTTAATGAGAAGTTATTTCATTAAACCCAACACTAGACAAAGTTTTGAAACTATGATTGACATGATTGTTCTTCTTTTGTGATTACTTAATGTGAATAAGTTGAGAACATTATAATCACATCACTTGTTTATGATGACACCTGAAATGAGCATGAACTTCTCTAATGTGGGACTCAAATCACTTCTAGTCTTTGTAGTTGTAATGAAGACTCAAAAAggaatacatatacatatcatcaATTAGTGGAATCAGTTTGCTTAAAATTTAAGACAATCATTTTTTGTCCATCTATTAAAAATTCTATCAAACTCTAcgagtacatatatatatataaaatctcTATTCATTTTTTCCTTTTCACTTTGTTTGGCTTcaattttctaataatatattggcccttcaaaaaataataattgtacAATATTATTTCACAGATCAAGGGTAGATATTTTTAGTCCCAatttctcaaaaataaaaatgaaaatcaagcATAGAACTCATTGAACTCATTTTAGAACAAGCATATAAAAAAGGAATTTTTGCTGGCAGATGCTGTAGAACTTATTGAACTCATTTCAACTTTCAATTTTCTAATAATACATTAAACTCATTTTAGAAACAGAATATGCAAAAATTGGGAGTGTGGTTGGTTATTTTTGTGTTAAGCTTATTATTAGCCATGCTTTGCTTCAAGAATTCCTAAAAGATCTTAACAATGTGGGTTTAAGTTGAATCTTAGTTTGCGCTCATAAATTTTGCTTATCTTGATCATCAAGGCAATGTACCTTTAACCATATTTTTTACTCATGCAAATATTGTACATTTGCATGCAATTTGGAACAATTTTGTGTTGTATCTGTTTAGATGAAAATTGGAGTGATGttttatagttttttcaaatGGTATTTGGCATTTTAACAGTACAAGCAAAATAGTCAATGCTTCACTCAATAGTTGCCAAGTTTTGAACCAAAATAGACAATACTTCACTGATTAGTTACCATTTCATCTCTTCAACAGTGAGAAGTTGTAAACCAAAATAGACAATGCTTCACTAATTAGTTACCATTGCATCTCTTCAAGAGTGTTGTTAGTATTTGACAGGTTCTGTTAAAACTAACAatttgtttttgaaaaaaaacacaacaattaCTGTTAAATAGCCATTTATTATATGGGTAAGATAAAATACAATTCTGAAACATGTTTTGCTGAAACATGCTAAATGATATCTAAAAGCTATTGATGCTTGCCAAGTTTTGAACCAAAATAGACAATACTTCACTTATTAGTTACCATTTCATCTCTTCAACAGTGAGAAGTTGTAAACCAAAATAGACAATGCTTCACTAATTAGTTACCATTGCATCTCTTCAAGAGTGTTGTTAGTATTTGACAGGTTCTGTTAAAACTAACAatttgtttttgaaaaaaaacacaacaattaCTGTTAAATAGCCATTTATTATATGGGTAAGATAAAATACAATTATGAAACATGTTTTGCTGAAACATGCTAAATGATATCTAAAAGCTATTGATGCTTGATATATGTTTTTACTCAATTTTAGTTATAGTTGTTGGGTTAGTACCTCTTTGTTCTTTCATTTTTTTGTGCCCGTGCCTTGAGTGGAAGCCACCGTCAAAaga from Humulus lupulus chromosome 5, drHumLupu1.1, whole genome shotgun sequence encodes the following:
- the LOC133833981 gene encoding uncharacterized protein LOC133833981, giving the protein MAAGGRGRAVRQQGAQGCAQRQRLVARGLGSTAGGGVLGLGSTVQGLGIFSVHSLSQSVKDDFRKKFMTANSYFEETIGEEGEYKDKKKKYMLFDNEFSVLFYL